The proteins below are encoded in one region of Mycobacterium pseudokansasii:
- a CDS encoding class II aldolase/adducin family protein, with the protein MRLDPQRTLLALGCRVAAARGLADGILGHLSLRVGEDQLLIRCRSDTDTGLAFTRPSDIRLIGLDGTASAAGELDGYRVPNELPIHVETMLADPRRRAVAHLHPPAVVAADLAGIEFRPIYGAYDIPGAVLARGGVPVFERAVLIRSSQLGRDMVAAMGSAPVVICRGHGITSAAGSVQQAVLHAISLDSLARMSLQVMAAGGALREIAETDWNELPDLGSDFNIEAAWRHEVARLGTQLS; encoded by the coding sequence ATGAGGCTTGACCCGCAGCGCACTCTGCTGGCCCTGGGCTGCCGCGTGGCCGCGGCGCGCGGCCTGGCTGATGGCATCCTCGGCCATCTGAGCCTGCGCGTCGGCGAGGACCAGCTACTCATCCGTTGTCGCAGCGACACCGACACGGGTTTGGCATTCACCCGGCCCAGTGATATCCGGTTGATCGGGCTTGACGGAACCGCGAGCGCCGCGGGGGAACTCGACGGATACCGCGTCCCCAACGAACTGCCCATCCACGTCGAGACCATGCTGGCCGATCCTCGGCGCCGGGCGGTCGCGCACCTGCATCCACCGGCCGTCGTCGCCGCGGATCTGGCCGGAATCGAATTCCGGCCGATCTATGGGGCGTACGACATTCCCGGCGCTGTGCTCGCCCGCGGCGGCGTGCCAGTCTTTGAACGCGCGGTCCTGATTCGAAGTTCACAGTTGGGCAGGGATATGGTGGCGGCCATGGGCAGCGCGCCCGTGGTGATCTGTCGCGGCCATGGAATCACCAGCGCGGCCGGCAGCGTCCAGCAGGCCGTGTTGCACGCGATCAGCCTCGACTCGCTGGCACGAATGTCGTTGCAGGTCATGGCTGCCGGGGGCGCGTTGCGCGAAATCGCCGAAACCGATTGGAATGAATTGCCGGACTTGGGATCTGACTTCAACATCGAAGCGGCCTGGCGGCACGAAGTGGCGCGATTGGGCACTCAGCTAAGCTGA
- a CDS encoding 3-phenylpropionate/cinnamic acid dioxygenase subunit beta, translated as MRNSLPFNDIRHLHAHRFLVDEAYLLDAQQYEEWLDTMTDDIRYVMPVRVTTARGAGFDTSPGMGPGMAHFDEDKYSLTQRVARFATEHAWTEDPPSRLRHFITNVRTFAGADPEHVIVESAELLFRSRGDVNESALLSCGREDLLRWYGDPENTWKLALRTIIADESVLRMQNLAVFL; from the coding sequence ATGAGAAACTCCCTGCCGTTCAACGATATTCGTCATCTCCACGCACACCGGTTCCTGGTGGACGAGGCCTACCTGCTCGACGCCCAGCAGTATGAGGAATGGCTGGACACCATGACCGACGACATTCGCTACGTCATGCCGGTGCGTGTCACGACCGCCCGCGGCGCCGGGTTCGACACGTCACCGGGAATGGGGCCCGGGATGGCTCATTTCGACGAGGACAAGTACTCGCTCACCCAACGGGTGGCGCGTTTTGCCACCGAGCACGCCTGGACCGAGGATCCCCCGTCTCGGCTGCGGCATTTCATCACCAACGTGCGCACCTTCGCCGGCGCAGACCCCGAGCATGTGATCGTCGAATCGGCCGAACTGCTGTTCCGCAGTCGCGGCGACGTCAACGAAAGCGCGTTGTTGTCCTGCGGCCGCGAGGATCTACTGCGCTGGTATGGGGATCCGGAAAACACCTGGAAGTTGGCTCTTCGCACCATTATTGCCGACGAGTCGGTGTTACGGATGCAGAACCTGGCGGTATTCCTGTGA
- a CDS encoding PE family protein produces the protein MSFVVAAPEWIATTASDVAGVGSALTAANAAAALPTTAIVAAAEDEVSAAIAAVFGSHAQGYQALSAQMSVFHEQFVAALTAGAGAYAATEAASTSPLGQLLGLINAPTQALLGRPLIGNGTNGADGTGAAGGPGGLLLGNGGNGGSGAAGQPGGAGGDAGLFGNGGIGGAGGVGVTGSGAAGGQGGRGGWLLGNGGTGGAGGAAGATALGGAGGVGGATGLIGNGGTGGIGGARAAGTTAGVGGDGGVGGVFGNGGFGGHGGAGDLTGGGGAGGAGGAASWFGSGGVGGAGGEGAPGGNGGAGPVLIGNGGIGGLGGAGAAGGNGGAGGTLLGDGGAGGQGGAAVAGILGGLPGQGGNGGNANWFGSGGSGGQGGTGLTGVNGVNPPPSGTAGPGSSPAPVSITNSGTLGAHIIFNGMNGGPGDPGGAGQTGGTGGTGGATSVTNTNTGSITGVIEMTAGGGGTGGVAGAGGNGGAGGTGGAATVTNNGSITGAVNATGGAGGNGNTGSASGGDGGAGGMGGQGQTAGNGAATGGAGGQGGAASVALGATGGNGGAGGVGGNGGHGGMFIGNGGAGGVGGTGGTGGIGAAGFAGGDGGAGGQGLNNGTGTATGGNGGLGSVGGIGGTGGTGGSGGVGGNGGGAGFIGIGGAGGGGGMGGVGGIGGIGGAGGDGGFGGAGTTTSTAATFGGTGNNGALGGNGGTGGAGGAGGTSGGSGGAGGVIGWAGANGGTGTGGTGGNGGQGGAGGNGGNGGNASTGGTVGQGGNLALGGQGGTGGAAGGPGGNSGFTGNLGVPGSNGLPGIIV, from the coding sequence ATGTCATTTGTTGTGGCGGCGCCGGAATGGATAGCGACAACGGCGTCGGACGTGGCGGGGGTCGGCTCTGCGCTCACGGCCGCCAATGCGGCTGCAGCGCTACCGACGACGGCGATAGTCGCGGCGGCAGAGGATGAGGTGTCGGCAGCGATAGCGGCCGTGTTCGGATCGCACGCGCAGGGCTATCAGGCCCTCAGCGCCCAGATGTCGGTGTTCCATGAGCAATTCGTGGCGGCGTTGACGGCGGGTGCCGGCGCGTATGCGGCCACCGAGGCGGCCAGCACGTCACCCTTGGGACAGTTGCTGGGATTGATCAATGCGCCCACCCAGGCGCTGCTCGGGCGCCCGCTGATCGGCAATGGCACCAACGGCGCCGACGGCACCGGGGCTGCCGGTGGGCCTGGCGGGCTCTTGCTCGGCAACGGCGGTAACGGCGGTTCCGGGGCGGCGGGTCAGCCCGGTGGTGCTGGCGGAGACGCGGGGTTGTTCGGTAACGGCGGGATCGGCGGGGCGGGTGGGGTCGGGGTAACCGGCTCTGGTGCAGCCGGTGGCCAAGGTGGTCGGGGCGGATGGTTGTTGGGTAACGGCGGGACCGGTGGGGCCGGGGGAGCGGCGGGCGCTACTGCCCTCGGCGGGGCCGGCGGTGTCGGCGGGGCTACCGGGCTCATCGGCAACGGGGGAACCGGCGGTATCGGCGGAGCGCGAGCGGCGGGCACCACCGCCGGGGTCGGTGGTGACGGCGGGGTCGGCGGCGTGTTCGGCAACGGCGGTTTCGGCGGACACGGTGGTGCCGGTGACCTCACCGGCGGCGGTGGGGCCGGCGGGGCCGGCGGGGCGGCGAGCTGGTTCGGCAGCGGCGGGGTTGGCGGTGCCGGCGGGGAGGGTGCGCCCGGCGGTAATGGGGGTGCCGGCCCAGTCCTGATCGGTAACGGAGGCATCGGCGGTCTCGGTGGAGCCGGGGCGGCCGGCGGTAACGGTGGTGCAGGCGGCACGTTGCTGGGCGACGGTGGCGCGGGCGGGCAAGGCGGCGCCGCCGTCGCGGGCATCCTGGGCGGCCTGCCCGGACAGGGCGGTAACGGGGGCAACGCCAACTGGTTCGGTTCCGGCGGCAGCGGCGGGCAGGGCGGTACCGGTCTGACCGGAGTGAACGGGGTCAACCCGCCGCCGAGCGGCACGGCCGGTCCTGGCTCTAGTCCCGCTCCCGTCTCGATCACGAATTCCGGCACCCTTGGCGCTCACATCATTTTCAACGGCATGAACGGCGGTCCCGGTGACCCCGGCGGCGCCGGCCAGACCGGCGGCACCGGCGGCACCGGCGGCGCCACATCGGTGACGAACACCAATACCGGCTCGATCACGGGCGTCATTGAGATGACCGCCGGCGGCGGCGGCACGGGCGGCGTGGCCGGCGCCGGCGGCAATGGCGGCGCGGGCGGGACCGGCGGGGCCGCCACGGTCACGAACAACGGCTCGATCACTGGCGCCGTCAATGCCACCGGCGGGGCCGGAGGTAACGGCAACACCGGTAGTGCCAGCGGCGGTGACGGTGGCGCCGGCGGGATGGGCGGCCAGGGTCAAACCGCGGGCAACGGTGCTGCAACAGGCGGCGCCGGCGGTCAAGGCGGTGCGGCGAGCGTGGCCCTGGGCGCAACCGGCGGCAACGGCGGTGCCGGCGGCGTGGGCGGCAACGGCGGACATGGCGGGATGTTCATCGGCAACGGCGGTGCCGGAGGCGTAGGAGGGACCGGTGGCACCGGCGGTATCGGCGCCGCCGGCTTTGCCGGCGGTGACGGCGGCGCTGGTGGCCAGGGCCTCAACAACGGCACGGGCACGGCGACTGGGGGCAACGGCGGTCTCGGGAGCGTCGGCGGGATCGGTGGCACCGGGGGCACGGGTGGCAGCGGAGGCGTCGGCGGCAACGGCGGCGGCGCCGGGTTCATCGGCATCGGCGGCGCCGGCGGCGGCGGCGGCATGGGTGGTGTCGGCGGGATCGGCGGCATCGGCGGTGCCGGCGGCGATGGTGGTTTCGGCGGGGCAGGCACCACCACCAGCACCGCGGCCACGTTTGGGGGAACCGGCAACAACGGTGCCCTCGGCGGCAACGGCGGCACCGGCGGCGCGGGAGGAGCCGGCGGAACGAGCGGCGGCAGTGGGGGAGCCGGTGGCGTGATCGGTTGGGCCGGCGCCAACGGCGGTACGGGTACCGGCGGCACCGGCGGCAATGGCGGTCAGGGCGGCGCCGGCGGCAATGGCGGCAACGGCGGAAATGCTTCGACGGGCGGCACCGTCGGCCAGGGCGGCAATCTGGCGCTGGGCGGACAAGGCGGTACCGGTGGCGCTGCCGGTGGTCCGGGCGGCAACTCCGGGTTCACCGGCAATTTGGGTGTGCCTGGAAGCAACGGTTTGCCGGGCATCATAGTGTGA
- the hcaB gene encoding 3-(cis-5,6-dihydroxycyclohexa-1,3-dien-1-yl)propanoate dehydrogenase, with protein sequence MTGWLDGRRALVVGAGSGIGRAVVAAFRTEGAKVAVLEIDTDKCARLRQELPDMPVIEGDATTRAATDRAVTTAVDAFGGLDTLVNCVGVFDFYQGVGDIDADVLAAAFDEMFRINVLSQLQSVKAAMPALQAQTGSSIVLTESTSSFYPGRGGVLYVSSKFAVRGLVASLAHELAPGIRVNGVAPGGTLDTDLRGLASLGLDAVRLNDSPNRASDLAARVPLNVALTPHDHAWSFVFLASDRSRGITGETIHPDGGFGLRDRHEA encoded by the coding sequence ATGACGGGCTGGCTTGACGGCAGGCGCGCGCTCGTGGTGGGCGCCGGCTCGGGAATCGGCCGCGCCGTCGTCGCCGCGTTTCGCACCGAGGGCGCGAAAGTCGCTGTGCTGGAAATCGATACCGACAAGTGCGCGAGGTTGCGTCAGGAACTGCCGGACATGCCGGTGATCGAGGGTGACGCCACCACCCGGGCGGCAACTGACCGCGCGGTCACGACGGCCGTCGATGCGTTCGGCGGTCTCGACACTCTGGTCAACTGCGTCGGCGTCTTCGACTTCTATCAGGGTGTGGGCGATATCGACGCCGACGTCCTTGCAGCGGCCTTCGACGAGATGTTTCGCATCAATGTGCTGAGCCAGCTGCAGTCGGTGAAGGCCGCGATGCCCGCACTGCAGGCCCAAACCGGGTCTTCGATTGTGCTGACCGAGTCGACATCGTCGTTCTACCCCGGGCGCGGAGGGGTGCTCTACGTGTCGTCGAAGTTCGCCGTGCGCGGGCTGGTTGCCTCGCTGGCACACGAATTGGCCCCGGGTATTCGGGTCAACGGGGTGGCACCGGGCGGCACGCTGGACACCGACCTGCGCGGTCTTGCCAGCCTGGGCCTGGATGCCGTGCGCCTCAACGACTCCCCCAACAGGGCAAGCGATTTGGCCGCACGGGTGCCGCTCAACGTCGCACTCACCCCCCACGACCATGCGTGGAGTTTCGTGTTCCTGGCCTCCGACCGCTCCCGCGGCATCACCGGTGAAACCATCCACCCCGACGGCGGATTCGGCTTGCGGGACCGCCATGAGGCTTGA
- a CDS encoding IclR family transcriptional regulator: MPTKRQRATGMPAADSLVPQYPIESVDNALKLLLLLGERPEIRLSEATRYLGVASSTAHRLLAMLIYRGFVRQDPVSKAYLPGPALTSVAFSIFSRIDIQGAAMPIMRGLSERLRETIHVGMLDGADVRFVAAVEGPAAVRVASRLGRSLPAHCTSTGKTLLAQLSESELRQLLPNEELDRVTAHSIGSRTELEAELSRIRERGYAVNREESEEGVASVAVPIPAGAPGLRLALNAAAPYHRLERSKYSSFAAVLTKAAKEIGDQLS; encoded by the coding sequence ATGCCGACGAAAAGGCAGCGCGCGACGGGCATGCCGGCCGCCGATTCGCTTGTGCCGCAATACCCGATCGAATCGGTCGACAATGCGCTGAAGCTGCTGTTGCTGCTCGGTGAACGCCCCGAGATCCGGTTGAGTGAAGCGACTCGATATCTGGGTGTGGCGTCGTCCACCGCGCACCGGCTGCTGGCGATGCTGATTTATCGGGGCTTTGTGCGCCAAGACCCGGTGTCGAAGGCGTACCTGCCTGGTCCGGCGTTGACCAGTGTGGCGTTCTCGATATTTAGCCGCATCGACATCCAGGGAGCGGCCATGCCGATCATGCGCGGTCTCAGCGAACGCCTGCGGGAAACAATCCACGTCGGCATGCTGGACGGCGCTGATGTCCGATTTGTCGCGGCGGTCGAGGGCCCGGCCGCCGTCCGGGTGGCTTCCCGGCTGGGCCGCAGCCTGCCAGCGCATTGCACCTCGACGGGCAAGACGCTGCTGGCTCAGCTGTCCGAATCTGAACTGCGGCAACTACTTCCGAATGAGGAGCTGGATCGCGTCACCGCCCATTCGATTGGCAGCCGCACGGAGTTGGAGGCCGAGCTTTCCCGTATCCGCGAACGGGGGTATGCCGTCAACCGGGAAGAGAGCGAGGAGGGCGTGGCATCGGTTGCGGTACCGATTCCGGCCGGGGCACCGGGTTTGCGGCTTGCACTCAACGCCGCGGCTCCGTACCACCGGCTGGAAAGGTCCAAGTACTCCTCGTTCGCCGCGGTACTTACCAAGGCAGCCAAGGAGATTGGCGATCAGCTTAGCTGA